A genomic segment from Sulfuritalea hydrogenivorans sk43H encodes:
- a CDS encoding lysophospholipid acyltransferase family protein, with product MRFLRGPARFMLKLLGWKLIDLPQRPAKAVVIAYPHTSNWDFPVTLLALAALPYGAQWVAKDTLFRGPLGPVMRALGGVAVNRRERTGFVERVAEEFRRRDNFHLIIATEGTRRLQAGWKSGFYRIAMAAGVPVIMAVVDYGKREVGLLSTIALTGDEAADMARIAACYEGRTGYHPENASPIRLL from the coding sequence ATGAGATTCCTGCGCGGCCCTGCCCGCTTCATGCTCAAGCTGCTGGGCTGGAAGCTGATCGACCTGCCGCAACGACCGGCGAAGGCCGTGGTGATCGCCTACCCGCACACCTCTAACTGGGATTTCCCGGTGACGCTGCTGGCGCTCGCCGCGCTACCCTATGGCGCGCAATGGGTGGCCAAGGACACCCTGTTTCGCGGCCCGCTCGGCCCGGTCATGCGCGCCCTGGGCGGCGTCGCGGTTAACCGGCGCGAGCGCACCGGCTTCGTCGAGCGCGTCGCCGAAGAATTTCGCCGCCGCGACAACTTCCACCTGATCATCGCCACCGAAGGCACGCGCCGCCTGCAGGCCGGCTGGAAATCCGGCTTCTACCGCATCGCCATGGCGGCCGGCGTGCCGGTCATCATGGCCGTGGTCGATTACGGCAAGCGCGAGGTCGGCCTGCTGTCGACCATCGCACTGACCGGCGACGAAGCTGCCGACATGGCGCGCATCGCCGCCTGTTACGAGGGCCGCACCGGCTATCACCCCGAAAACGCCTCACCGATA